From Streptomyces sp. NBC_01551:
CGACAGTGCCCGCGTGCTCCGCAAGGGCCGTACCGCCAGCGTCGGCCTGGTCCTGGAGGACCTCGCCGACCCGTTCTACGGTCCGCTGAACCGGGCGGTCGAGGAGGTGGCCCGCGCGCACGGCGCCCTGCTCATCATCGGCTCCAGCGCCGAGGACCCGGACCGGGAGCGGGAGTTGGCCCTCGCCCTGTGCGCGCGCCGGGTGGACGGGCTGATCGTGATCCCGGCCGGCGACGACCACCGCTACCTGGAGCCGGAGATCCGGGCGGGCGTGGCCACGGTGTTCGTGGACCGCCCGGCCGGCCGGATCGACGCGGACGTGGTGCTCTCCGACAGCTTCGGCGGCGCCCGCGACGGCGTGGCCCACCTGATCGCCGGAGGCCACCGCCGGATCGGCTTCATCGGGGACCAGGCGCACATCCACACGGCCGCGGAGCGGCTGCGCGGCTATCGCGCCGCCATGGCGGACGCGGGCCTTCCGGTGGCTGGATCCTGGGTGTCCCTCGGCTCCACCGAGCCGGAGCGCGTCCGCGCGGCCGCCCACTCGATGCTGACGGGCCCGGATCCGGTGACGGCCGTCTTCGCCGGCAACAACCGCGTGACCGTGACGGTGGTACGGGTGCTGGCCGGGCGGACGCCGCCGGTGGCCCTGGTCGGCTTCGACGACTTCGAGCTGGCAGACCTGCTGCGCCCCGGCGTGACGGTGGTCGCCCAGGACCCCGCGGCCCTCGGCAGGGTCGCCGCCGGCCGGCTCTTCCACCGCCTCGCCGGCGCCGCCCTCCCCCCGGCCCGCACGGAACTCCCGACCCGGCTGATCCGGCGCGGCTCGGGGGAGATCTCCCCGCCCTCCTGACGCTCACCGGATCAGAGACCGCAGTACGGGCACGGCCGCCCCGGTGGCGCCCAGTCCGGCGAGTACCGCGAGGGCGGGATGGAAGCCGCCCAGGAAGGTCAGCCCGCCGACGACGAGGCCGATCAGCACGGCGATGACGAGCACGACGGCGGTGTGCAGGGACAGGAACGGCGGATCGGTGCCCGGTGGTGGTGTGGTCATGCCTCGATTTCACCGCCCGGCGGCCTCCGCACCTCGCGGACGGAACGACTCCGGCTCACCCTGGATCACCGCCGAACTCCTCCTGAACGGAGCCGCGTTCGGCGGGGACCGCTCCGCCCGTTCCGCCGTGCCGTTCCCTGCGGCCGCACGCCGTTCCGTGCCGTTCGCAGAAATTCGGGGAAGTTCAGGGAAATTCGGGGAAGCACGGACCGCCACCCCGCGGGCGTTCTACCGTGTTCGCCATGACCTCGCAGCCCACCGGCCCGGTCGGCGCCGAACTGGGCGCCCTCGCCGCCGAACTACGCCGCCTGCGGATCGAGCGCGGCAACCCCTCCTACCGCGATCTCGTCGCCCGCGCGGCAGGGTCCGGCGCCGGGATCCAGCTGTCGACGGCCACCCTGAGCGACGCGTTCAACGCCAAACGGCTCGTCAGGATCGACACCCTGATGGCCCTGGTCCGGATCCTGTACGCCTACGACGAGTTCGGCGGCGAGGTGCCGGTCCCCACCCACACCGCCCCGGAGCTGACCCCCTGGCGCGTGCGCTGGCGGGCGATCGCCGCCGCGCGGTCCGCGGCCCCGACCCCGACCCCAGCCCCGACCCCGGTCGGGGCTCCCGCCGAAGGGTCACCGCCGGTCGTCACCCGGCCCGAGCCCGCTGCCGCCCCCGCCCCGGACCCGGCCTTCTCCCCGTACACGTTGCGCTTCCGGATGGTCGGGCACCCGGGCCCGGTCCGGCACCTGGCCTTCCCCGCCGACGGGAGGCAACTGGCCGCCGCCGCCGACGGGGACGAGGTACTGCTGTGGAACACCGACACCGGACTTCCGTACAAGTACCGCGCCATGATCCGGGACTCGGGGCCCGTCACGTTCGCCCCCGACAACGCCCTGATGACGGTGAACCACACGGACACCCGCACCGTTTCCCTCTGGGACGCGGTGCTCCGAACGCGCCGCAAGACGGCCCTGGAGAAGGCCCACCAGCAGCCCCTCTCCCGGCTGGCCCACTCACCGGACGGCCGCCTGCTCGTGAGTGTCGACACCGCGGGAGCGGCCCGGGTCTGGTACGCGGCCGGCCACCTGCCCGTACCGTCCACCGCCCACGACCTCCCGGGCCGTGTCACCGCCGTCGGCTTCACCCCCGACGGGCAGGTGCTCGCCCTCGTGGCCGACCCGGCGGGGGTCCGCATGTGGGAGGTGTTCGGCGCACAGCCCCTGGGCGAGCCCCTCTCCGGTCAGCCGGTCGACCCGGACACGGCCGCGTTCTCCCCGGACGGCCGGCTGCTCGCCACCGCCGGGCACGACGGCTCGCTGCTCCTGCGGGACACCGCCACCGGCCTGCCCCGCGCCGCGCAGCCGGCCCCGCGTAGCGGAGCGGTCTGCGCCGTCGCCTTCTCCCCGGACGGGCGAGTGCTCGCCAGCGCCGCCGACGACGGCGCCGTACACCTCGTGGACACCGCCACCGGACGGCCCGCCGGCCCCCCGCTGACCGGACACCGGCAGCCCGTCCACGCCCTGGCCTTCTCCCCGGACGGCGCCCTGCTCGCCACGGGGTCCCGGGACACCACGGTGCTCCTGTACGAGCGACAGGCGCGGCCGCCGGCCCCCGTCTCGGGCTCCGGCGGCGTCGCCGCCGGGGCCCTGGCCGTCCTGACCGCCGACGGGAAGCTCGTGCCCCTGCCCCCACTGGCCTTGGACGAGTGCCTGGTCCGGGTCGCCTTCTCCCCCGACGGGCGGGTGCTGGCGATGACCACCGACACCCAGAAAGTGCTGTTCCGGGACACCCTGACGGGCCGGCCGGCCGGCGGGCCGCTCGCCGGCCCGCCGGTCCTGCCCTGGGGGCTGCTCTACACCCCCGACGGGCGGCTGTTCGTCACGCCGGCCATGACATCGGTCGCGATCCCCTGGGATCCGCGCACGGCGCGCCCCGCGGGCGAGCCGCTGACCGGTCACGACGGTCCGGTGATGCGTCTGGCGCTGTCCGCCGACGCACGGCTGTTGGCCACCGCCGGCGCGGACGGCATGCTGCGGCTGTGGGACGCGGCATCGGGAAAGCCCGCGGGGGACCCGTTCCCCGGGCAGGCCAAGGATGCCCTGGGAGTCGCGTTCTCCCCGGACGGCCGCCGGCTCGTCGGCACGTACCGGGACGGGACGGTACGGCTGTGGGACCTCTCCCGGCCCAGGGAGCTGCCGAACAGCCGCGTGCTGGACGGCCACGAGGGCCCGGTGTGGTCGGCGGCGTTCACACCCGACGGCAAGGTGCTGGCCACGGCGGGCGCGGACGCCACCGTGCGGTTGTGGAACCCGAGGACGGGGGAACCACGCGGAAACCCCCTCGCCGGCCACGCCGCGATGATCAACGACCTGGTGTTCACGCCGGACGGAACCCTCCTGGCCACCGTGAGCGTGGACGGCACGCTGCGGCTGTGGGACCCTGCCGCCGGGCGGCCCCTGGGCGAGCCGCTGACCGGTCACACGGGCCCGGTGTGCGGGGTGGCCTGCTCCCCCGACGGCAGCATGCTCGCCACGGCGGGCCAGGACGGCACCCTGCTCCGGTGGATCATCGGCGCGGCCCGGCCGGGGCGGACCCCCGGCCGTGCCCCGCACACGGCTGCGACCGTCAGGCCGTCGCCGTCAGCGTCGCCGAGCGGCGCGGGATCGCGAACGCGTCAAGCTCGGCGCGGGTCAGGCCGGTGAGCGCGGTGACCTCGTCGGCGCCGACCGCGCCGCAGTCGAGGCCGCGCACCAGGTAGCCGGCCAGGGCCTTCGCGGTGGCGGGCTCGTCCATGACGTCGCCCTCGATCTTCGCGACGTACGCCTTCAGACGGGCCGCGGCGGTCTCCAGGCCCTCGCGGTAGAAGGTGAACACGGCCGCGTAGCGGGTCGGAAGGTGGCCCGGGTGCATGTCCCAGCCCTGGTAGTAGGCGCGGGCCAGGGCGCGGCGGGTGAGGCCGTAGTGCAGCTTCCAGGCCTCGTGGACGTGCTCGGTGGTGCCGATCGGCAGGACGTTCGTCGAGCCGTCGGAGACGCGTACGCCGGTGCCGGCGGCGGCGACCTGCATGATCGCCTTGGCGTGGTCGGCGGCGGGGTGGTCGCTCGACTGGTACGCGGCGGAGACGCCGACGCAGGCGCTGTAGTCGAAGGTGCCGTAGTGCAGGCCCGTCGCGCGGCCCTTGGAGGCCTCGATCATCCGGGCGACGGTCGCGGTGCCGTCGGAGGCCACGATCGACTGGCTGGTCTCGATCTGGATCTCGAAGCCGATCCGGCCCGTGCGCAGTCCGCGGGCGGTCTCGAAGGCCTCCAGCAGCTCGACGAACGCGCTGACCTGCTCTGCGTAGGTGACCTTCGGCAGGGTGAGGACCAGCCCGTCCGGGAGGCCGCCGTGCGCGAGCAGCCCGGTGAGGAAGATGTCGGTGGTGCGGATGCCGCGGTCGCGGACGTTGGACTCCATGCACTTCATGCGGATGCCCATGTACGGGGCGTTCGTCCCGTTCGAGAACGCCTCCGCGACGAGGCGGGCGGCGCGGGCCGCGGCCTGGTCCTCCTCCTCGTCGGAGCGGACGCCGAAGCCGTCCTCGAAGTCGACGCGGAGGTCCTCGATGGGCTCGGAGGCGAGCTTGGCGCGGACCCGGTCGTAGACGGGTACGGCCAGCTCGTCGCTGATGCCGAGGACCTTGGCGAAGGTGGCGGCGTCCGGAGCGTGCTCGTCGAGGGCGGCGAGGGCCTGGTCGCCCCAGGAGCGGATGGTGTCGGCCGCGAAGACGTCACCGGGGACGTAGACCGTGTGGATGGGCTGACGGGTGCCGGGGTCGCCCGGGTAGTGGCGCGCGAGTTCCGCGTCCACCGGGGCGAGGGAGGCGCTGATGCCCTCGCTGATCGCGCCTGCGAGGCTCGTCGCCACCTTCTCCTGCTGACCCATCGTGCACTCTCCTCTTTTTCCGCTTCACGGAAGCTTAGATCCGCATAGCAGAATTTAGTGATGAGTACATTGTCTAGTCAATGGTTGCAGGAAACACCTCGGGGCCGCGTGGTGAGTGTCACCACGCGGCCCCGAGTCACAGCATCGACGCAGGTCAGCCCTTGCGGGCCTTGATCTCGCCGGTCAGCTGCGGGACGACCTCGAAGAGGTCGCCGACCACGCCGTAGTCGACCAGGTCGAAGATCGGTGCCTCGGCGTCCTTGTTGATGGCCACGATGGTCTTCGAGGTCTGCATGCCGGCCCGGTGCTGGATCGCGCCCGAGATGCCGGAGGCGATGTACAGCTGCGGGGAGACCGACTTGCCGGTCTGGCCGACCTGGTTGGAGTGCGGGTACCAGCCGGCGTCCACGGCGGCGCGCGAGGCGCCGACCGCCGCACCGAGGGAGTCCGCGAGGTCCTCGATGATGTGGAAGTTCTCGGCACCGTTGACGCCGCGGCCGCCGGAGACCACGATCGCGGCCTCGGTCAGCTCGGGGCGGCCGGTGGACTCGCGCGCGGTGCGGGAGACGACCTTGGTGCCGGTGGCCAGCGCGCCGAAGGTGACGGCGAGCGCCTCGACGGCGCCGGCGGCCGGGGCGGCCTCGACCGGAGCCGAGTTCGGCTTGACGGTGATGACCGGGGTGCCCTTGGAGACACGGGACTTGGTGGTGAAGGAAGCGGCGAACGCGGCCTGCGTCGCGACCGGGCCCTCGTCACCCGCCTCCAGGTCGACGGCGTCGGTGATGATGCCGGAACCGATGCGGACCGCCAGGCG
This genomic window contains:
- a CDS encoding aldolase/citrate lyase family protein, whose amino-acid sequence is MGQQEKVATSLAGAISEGISASLAPVDAELARHYPGDPGTRQPIHTVYVPGDVFAADTIRSWGDQALAALDEHAPDAATFAKVLGISDELAVPVYDRVRAKLASEPIEDLRVDFEDGFGVRSDEEEDQAAARAARLVAEAFSNGTNAPYMGIRMKCMESNVRDRGIRTTDIFLTGLLAHGGLPDGLVLTLPKVTYAEQVSAFVELLEAFETARGLRTGRIGFEIQIETSQSIVASDGTATVARMIEASKGRATGLHYGTFDYSACVGVSAAYQSSDHPAADHAKAIMQVAAAGTGVRVSDGSTNVLPIGTTEHVHEAWKLHYGLTRRALARAYYQGWDMHPGHLPTRYAAVFTFYREGLETAAARLKAYVAKIEGDVMDEPATAKALAGYLVRGLDCGAVGADEVTALTGLTRAELDAFAIPRRSATLTATA
- a CDS encoding LacI family DNA-binding transcriptional regulator; this translates as MKDVAARAGVGLKTVSRVVNGEPGVTPDTGRRVQEAIDALGFRRNDSARVLRKGRTASVGLVLEDLADPFYGPLNRAVEEVARAHGALLIIGSSAEDPDRERELALALCARRVDGLIVIPAGDDHRYLEPEIRAGVATVFVDRPAGRIDADVVLSDSFGGARDGVAHLIAGGHRRIGFIGDQAHIHTAAERLRGYRAAMADAGLPVAGSWVSLGSTEPERVRAAAHSMLTGPDPVTAVFAGNNRVTVTVVRVLAGRTPPVALVGFDDFELADLLRPGVTVVAQDPAALGRVAAGRLFHRLAGAALPPARTELPTRLIRRGSGEISPPS
- a CDS encoding electron transfer flavoprotein subunit alpha/FixB family protein; amino-acid sequence: MAEVLVYVDHVDGAVRKPTLELLTLARRIGEPVAVALGAGAADTAAVLAEHGAVKVLTADAPEFTEYLVVPKVDALQAAYEAVSPAAVLVPSSAEGKEIAARLAVRIGSGIITDAVDLEAGDEGPVATQAAFAASFTTKSRVSKGTPVITVKPNSAPVEAAPAAGAVEALAVTFGALATGTKVVSRTARESTGRPELTEAAIVVSGGRGVNGAENFHIIEDLADSLGAAVGASRAAVDAGWYPHSNQVGQTGKSVSPQLYIASGISGAIQHRAGMQTSKTIVAINKDAEAPIFDLVDYGVVGDLFEVVPQLTGEIKARKG
- a CDS encoding WD40 repeat domain-containing protein, which translates into the protein MTSQPTGPVGAELGALAAELRRLRIERGNPSYRDLVARAAGSGAGIQLSTATLSDAFNAKRLVRIDTLMALVRILYAYDEFGGEVPVPTHTAPELTPWRVRWRAIAAARSAAPTPTPAPTPVGAPAEGSPPVVTRPEPAAAPAPDPAFSPYTLRFRMVGHPGPVRHLAFPADGRQLAAAADGDEVLLWNTDTGLPYKYRAMIRDSGPVTFAPDNALMTVNHTDTRTVSLWDAVLRTRRKTALEKAHQQPLSRLAHSPDGRLLVSVDTAGAARVWYAAGHLPVPSTAHDLPGRVTAVGFTPDGQVLALVADPAGVRMWEVFGAQPLGEPLSGQPVDPDTAAFSPDGRLLATAGHDGSLLLRDTATGLPRAAQPAPRSGAVCAVAFSPDGRVLASAADDGAVHLVDTATGRPAGPPLTGHRQPVHALAFSPDGALLATGSRDTTVLLYERQARPPAPVSGSGGVAAGALAVLTADGKLVPLPPLALDECLVRVAFSPDGRVLAMTTDTQKVLFRDTLTGRPAGGPLAGPPVLPWGLLYTPDGRLFVTPAMTSVAIPWDPRTARPAGEPLTGHDGPVMRLALSADARLLATAGADGMLRLWDAASGKPAGDPFPGQAKDALGVAFSPDGRRLVGTYRDGTVRLWDLSRPRELPNSRVLDGHEGPVWSAAFTPDGKVLATAGADATVRLWNPRTGEPRGNPLAGHAAMINDLVFTPDGTLLATVSVDGTLRLWDPAAGRPLGEPLTGHTGPVCGVACSPDGSMLATAGQDGTLLRWIIGAARPGRTPGRAPHTAATVRPSPSASPSGAGSRTRQARRGSGR